AACAATTCTTTTCAGTTCTACAGGTTACGGAACTGCGTACTCAGCCCAGAAATTGATATCCAATCCTCTCACAGATAAACGATGTGCACTCTATCAATCCCGCGATAGCATTTACGCCGCATTTTCTACAGATTTAGGGCAAACTTGGCGCTACAAAGAACTGCTTGGGGCCGGAAATTTCCCTGCTTCTACAGTTGCGAATAATGGCTACCCATATGTCATCTGGCAGCGGAATATCGAACCAACCCCAATGGTTGCTGGCGGAGAATTGTGGTTTTCAAGATATGATGGCACGAATTGGAGTGAACCATACTTACTTGCTTCTTTTACCGGTCCATTCAATCTTGATGTCAATCTACCCGGTTTCATTATTGACCCAGCAACGAATATTGGCTATGTTGTCTTTGAATGGCGCGACCGATTTATGAATGGACCCACTTCCCATCTCTGCCTCGGCTGGTTTGATATCAATAATCCTGCTAATTTTCAGTTTACAGAATTAGAATATGCAATGGCTCCGCTCCGTTGCGAATTTCCATCCATCAGCCAGGGTGGCAATTATCTCTATATCGCATTCCAGCGTGAAGACAAAATCTTTCGGATAAAATGGGATATTGGAAATCATCAGATTGTTAATAGAATTCAGGTCTCTGAAGATAGCAGATTCTCCCACCATCCTTTTGTTGATGTTCAAGCAAATGGGGTGATAAACTATGTTTACGAGGACTCTACAGTCAATAATATTGAAATATATAGAGCATACGAGTTGAACAATGTAATTTACCGTGTAGGCAACATTAGCAATACCCCTGGCAAATCCCAATGGCCACAAATCTGTAAAGGAACAACCTGGATTACCTGGAGTGAGTATATCTATCCACCAACCGATAATAACTGGGAAATCTGTTATAAAGATATGGAATATGAAGGCTATCAGATTCTATCCCAGACCGATGGAATGTCAAAATACTCACATGGTATCGTTACTCGTTCACCATATTGGCCACCTCCGTATGAACCGAAATTGACCGCAATATGGACTGAAGGGAATCAATCACCTTATGAAATTAGAGCAAAAACTGTTACTATTCCTACTCCTGCATATTTCTATGTTGATGCGGGTAGAGAAGCACCCAGTCCCTGGACAGTCCAGAGGGATGGCTATTTCCAGTTTGCGCCTGAACCAGAAAAGACGATTGATTATCATTCTCAAAAATTAATCTATCACTTTCCGAATCTTAATCCCGAAAAGCGTTATCGGATTAAATTGGTTTTCTATTTTGAGTCCGCAAGTCAGAAGCGCTGGAGGATGAAGATAGAGGCAGATAATATCTTCCACGCTAATATCTGGTTGAATCCCGATGAGGTCACAATCCTTGAGCGCTGGCTACCACCTGCCTGTTACAGGGATGGAGAAATCTACCTCAATATCACAAAGGCAATCGGTGATCATGCCTTTGTTGCCCAGGTATTCATTTATGAATACGAGAGGGAAATAGAGAAGATCACAAAGAATACCCAGGAATCAGACATTTCGTACTTCAGAGAACCCTACCTTTCAGTCAGTCCTAATCCTTTTCATAATCATACTGTAATTCACTATAACCTCCCAGTGAGTGACGACCAAACAAAAATCAATATCTATGATGCATCAGGACGTCTTGTAAGGCAGTTTAATCATTTAATTTATCCACAATCCAATCAAATCGTATGGGATGGAACAGACTGTATAGGTTCGGTACTACCTAATGGAATATACTTTGTGAGTGTTACAGCATCAAACTACCGATTGATTAAGAAGATAGTTTTAATGAAATAAAAATTAAAGAGGGGCCTCCTCCCTTTGGAGGAAGGCCCCTACAAAAAGGGGCTTATATGCGAAAATTTTCTGTAATTTTTACCTCTTTTATCTTCCTTTTTGGATTTGGCTTTAGTGGAACAATTATAGACTCAGTTTGGGGGACTGCTCTCTGGCCCCAAGTGGGTCATACAATTTCCTACGGTCCATCAGTTGATGCAATCTTGATAGCCCTTCATAGCTTCGAACATTCTATAGATGTTCATTCCGCGCACGGCAACCTTTCATACTGGATTCATGATGAACATATCTACAACCTTGAATTTGGTATACCACAATGGACAATAAATACCCTAGCTTCAACATACCCCTATATCGGTTTTACCACTCACACGACAAAGATGGTTGCCCAACGCTGTTTTGGTTGGTTTAATGGGAATTGGGAAGACCCTGTAAACCTTGGCCCTGATACCGCACATGCATCTTTGAACATTCCCTTGCAACTTCAGGATGGGAATATTCTTTTTATTACCCTAACATTTGATAGTATTATCTACCGCACGCGCACACCCGATTTACAGACTGAAGTAAGCCATGGGACGATAGCGAGGGCTTGTTACTTCTGGGGTGCTGATTTGAATAATGGCACTGCCTATGTTTTCTATTTTGATACCTTACTAAATATTTATTACCGCACCACAGCCGACGGTATTAATTGGACTCCACCGCAGAATTGGACGGTAGTCTGGCCAAATCCCTACTTGAACAACATTATAGGCTGGACGCAAATGGCTATCACTGACGCTGGCAGCCCCCTCTTGGTTTTTGACAATTGGAACGGCGATGAGTATAACAGTGGCATCTACCCTTTTCATAGTAAGGTCTATGTCTCCTATGCTTCTGGCCTACCCTGCGTTGAAGTTTCCTCTACCTTTGGCGCACCAGACACTGAATGTGTTTATCCGACAATTGCAACTGGCGGGAATCTTATAGCAGTTTTATATTGTATGCCGAGGAATAACGAATCCGGTTCGCTTAATTGGTGGGATTTTTATGTTGTTTGGTCCTCAGATGGCGGACAAACTTGGGGAACACCCATTAACTGTACTCAGTCATTAATCAATCGTCCCGGCCTCCCTCAGCTCGCAAAGCGGATTGATACATTAAGATATCGGGTTTATTATATTTATGCGATTGATATGGTGAGGAATATTGATCCCCTCTGGAATGTCTGGATTAGTGGTGACTATGACCCGATGTATATCTATTTTGACTATGCACCGTATGCAGGGGTTGAAGAAGGCGAAATGTTAAAGGTCAAAGATAAAAGATTAAAATTGATGATTTTGCCGAGTGTGGTCAGGGATAATGCTGAAATTCAATTTGCGATTCCTGTAAGACAAGGCATTCGCTTAGATCTATACGACATAATCGGCAGGAATCTCAAAACGATTGAAGAAGGTACTCTTGAGCCCGGTCTCTATTCCTGCAATCTCAATCTTTCTAATCTCACTTCTGGCATTTACTTCTTAATTCTTGAAGGCGAGCGTGAGTCAAAAACAGAGAAGTTGTTGATCGTGAGATAAAAGGAATTCTCAATGGATTTTTCTGACTCTCATTTTATCATTTCAACAATTGTAAAAATGATAAATCTATGACCTGGGTGTAAAAAGGTATTTTAAGAGCTAATCGCAAACCTGAAGGTTTGCCCTACATTTAGTGACCTATATTCCGAACAGACCCAAAAATTTTAGTAATTATTTAAGAAACACTATCCTTTTTGTTTTATTATCAGGGGTTTTTATAAAATAGACACCGGCATTTAGAGTTCTATCCGTCTGCCAGGTTCCGGGAATTTTTATCTCCGCAATCTTTTTCCCGGTAATATCAAAAATCTCTGCGGAACAAGTTTTTCCGGAAATTCTCAAGGATTTAGTAAATGGATTGGGATAAATTGATATATCAGATTTTGTATCATTTATCGCTTTCGCTTCACCCATTCCAACCCCACCATATCTGACTTCAACCGTATCCATTGTCGGGTGACCTTTTATTGAATCACCAAAACAATAATGATAGTTCCACGCCGTAGTATCATTTCTTAAATAACGCTGGAAGAATGCAGTCATATGACGACGTGCAATTCTTAACTGTTCGGCGCGGGTTATGGTTGCGGTTCCCCCATTTTCCCAGGAATATGAATAGTCCATAAAATATCCGTGATTGGCACCAAGAATTACTGCAAATGTTCCAGGTGCGGGTGCATTCTGCCAGTAGGCAGAACGGACATCATTCCAGGGTGCGATATTATCAATTGAACCCGCGATAATCATCTTTGGTGTTATCAGGTGTTGAGAATGGGTTGCGGGCGTGGTCTGGGGACTTGCTAAAGCTACTATCGCTTTTAATGTATCAGTCAATCTGAATGTGTCAGCAGCAAGGCATGCAAGACCACCACCCATACTATGTCCGGTGAATCCCCATTTGAATCGTGCAAGTTTGTTGTAAAAAATATCGGTTGGCACTGTATCCCTGCTTGCAGTCCAGCGTGCCGCATCCATCATTGAATGGGCACGGGTATAGTGTTCAGGTGTGGGGAATGGATTGGAAATTGTTGGCAGCACCACAATATATCCCCAGGATGCTAAATGTTGGGCATAACTGTAATAACGGTCAATTCCCATCTGGAATCCGTGTCCAAAGACAATAATCGGACAGGGCACTGCCGCAGGATTTACCTGATTTCCTGAAGAAGGATAGTAAATCCGAGAGTTATTCATTGTCTCATAAACACCAGGGATATTTTCGGTCCGGTAAGACACCGTAGGAAATGGTCCTGTTGTATCATAATCAGGATATTGTGCTCCAGCCAATTTCACAAGGATACTAAGCAATACCAGTGGAATCAAGATATAACGCATAATACCTCCTAATACTCAACCAGTGAAAAAACTTCGTAATCTTTTAGTTTTTCTCCACCATTTAAATAGGTCAGATTCGCAATAAAGGCACAGGCTACGACTTTCCCACCGAGCATCTCCACGAGTTTACATGCCGCAAGCATTGTGCCACCAGTTGCTAAGACATCATCAAATAACAAAACCCGTTCTCCCTTTTCAAGTCCGTCTTTATGAATTTCAATGACATTTTTGCCGTATTCCAATTCATACTCCATTTTGACTGTTTCTGCTGGCAGTTTTCCAAGTTTGCGCACCGGCACAAGTCCGCACCCAAGATTATAGGCAATTGCACCACCAAAGATATAACCCCGTGCCTCAATTGAGACAACTTTATCAATCTTTGCGCTTTTATACTTATTGACGATCGTGTCTATTGAAAATTTAAATGCCTCAGGATTTTTCAAAATCGTTGTGATATCGCGAAACATTACCCCTTTCTGGGGAAAATCAGGAATATCCCGAATAAATTTCTTTAAGTCCATTAAACCCCCTTGTGAGTGATTATATTTATAAAAAAATACTTGTCAATTTTTATCGTATTAAAGTAAATTTTCCGTTAATACCTTCTCCTTTAACGAAATATACACCTTCTGAAAATAGGGAAAGATCTAAATCTATCTTATGATTACCTGATTTCAAATTCCCTTCATTAATTCTTTTTACAATTTGACCTGCGGAATTGTAAATATTGAAGGTGATTGTTCTGGATTCTATTAAATTAAATTCCAGCGAGATATTTTTTGTAGCAGGATTTGGTTTGATTGAAAATAGAATTTTTTTCTGCATTCTGTAATATTCCTCAAGTCCAACATTCTGCACTACACCGACATAGGTATCTTGATTCCCGTTTCTGGTATCGGTCCAGATCGGTATTGGATTTCCTTTTGATGCTGCTGCCAGACCATTATATTCACCAATCAAACCTGCCCGCTGGTCAACAAGAGGCTTATTTGGATCATAAGGTTCAAAATCTGCAAATGAACCTGCCCTTAAATCAAAAGAGACATTGGTCACACGGACATTGGGAAGCCAGGTAGTCCCACCATCAGTAGATTGCGCAAGATATACATCGCAGAGGATATTATTCGGGTCATTCCTTGAATCGTAAAAAATCACTGAAATGCAGCCGGTGCGGTCAACAGTGAGCCAGGGATGGAATTGATCAATGTTATTGCCCACAGGGTCATCATTTATTCTTACCCTTGGGCTCCAGGTATTTCCACCATCCGTGGAACGGGTGAAGAACATATCTGGATAACCATCGGTTCCATTATCCATATAAGCGATATAAATATAACCACGATACGGACCATTGGTAATATCCACATCCATTGCCGGATAGGAAAAAGTAAGTATTGTTCCCTTTACATACCGATTCATTGAAGAAATGCTCTGGACCGTTTTGTCGGTTCCAAATGATATACCACCGTTTGTAGAGCGATCAAACTTTATTGAGTTATATGTGCACCAGGCGACATAAACCTCACCATTAGGACCGACTGCGGGCACTGGCCATTGAAGGCTCCCCTGGGTATCACTGATTTGAATCGGAGTTGACCAGTTATAACCCTGATTTGTGGAGCGTGTGAAATATATCGCAGGTGTGGAAAAGTTAAGAAATCTTGCCCAGGCAACATAAAGATTGCCACGATATGGACTGTTTGTTCTATCACAGGCGATCAATTCTTTATCTTCAAATACATTCTGGACATTATTCACAACGGTTCTGGGCGGACTCCAGGTAATTCCTTTATCCGTTGACTGAAATAGAAAAAATCCATTAGGCTGGGAAGTTGAATTAAAAGATAGCACGATTGCATAAAAGTTACCATCAGCATCCACGGTCATCCCCGGGTCTGAATCCCAGTTATAGGTCGGCTCAACAAAGAGGGTTTCGGCAATCCAGGTCCTGCCACCATCCAGGGATGCCGCATGGCCAACCTGACGGTATCCGACGCGAAAATCACGCCAGTCCGCGACAAGATTTAATGTATCAATAGGATTTATTACAATCTGCTGCTCATTCTGAATCTGGGTTGTGTTATCGGTATTTACCTTGATATTGAGAAAACCTTGACTGAAAGATAAACAACAGACACCAAAAAAGAAAAGAATAGCATTTTTCATAAAACCCCCTATTTTTATAATAAAGAAAAACAAACCTTTTGTGCTTAATTATATAAGATTACGTAAAAAAATCAAGTGCGTATCTTGAATTATAAATCTTTCATAAATTCAAGTATTTATGCTGGATATTTTCCAATCTTGTTTAAATTATTTTTAGTTCTTAAACTGCCGATTGATTATAAATGTAGTGTCCGAGTTACTCAGCTTTTAAAGATTTGCAGACCAAGGTCTGCCACTACGAGTTCTGACTCAGACCATGGTCTGTCACTGCAGTTTGGCTAAATTTCTAAAGATTTATTGAAACTAAAGAGAGCATTCAGTGAAAACTTGAGCAGACTCAGGTATTATATTTATTCTATTGCCAAAACAAGAATATTGAATAATATATTATTATGAGATAAGCCTTTAACTTATATCTGTTTGAAAATTGAGTTATTATTGTAAGAAAGGAGGTTTTATGATAAATAGATTTCTGTACTTTGCTGTTGTTTTTATAACAATGCTTTTTGCTGATTGGGAACCTGACCACAGGCTCACCTTTGATGGGAGTGTTTCCCAGACTTCACCCAACAGTGGCTGGTGTATT
The genomic region above belongs to candidate division WOR-3 bacterium and contains:
- a CDS encoding T9SS type A sorting domain-containing protein, whose amino-acid sequence is MYIKALIWAIPGFPINNGLSLPLPESVYKIVINPTNHGELYLVCRGSAIYYSSNGGHNWSYFPPPQGYFYNPYRQQFDIAIDGTIWLLCRKDIPFFLWAIVKRPPGSSIWYEVKTFQIYALPEDLVCSPHSSETVFYIDAVDSTAGRSWYPVLRTTDGGYTWEEVISSEGWGVSCLAFTPYSADTLYAGVWDDGVGPTWNAMLKSDHCGAPYTWYELPLTDLIMVYSVECDPESVGVVFVGYKQINQSDQGGVECSMNGGWTWEDVSSGLDYNPVGKRALIIQPTILFSSTGYGTAYSAQKLISNPLTDKRCALYQSRDSIYAAFSTDLGQTWRYKELLGAGNFPASTVANNGYPYVIWQRNIEPTPMVAGGELWFSRYDGTNWSEPYLLASFTGPFNLDVNLPGFIIDPATNIGYVVFEWRDRFMNGPTSHLCLGWFDINNPANFQFTELEYAMAPLRCEFPSISQGGNYLYIAFQREDKIFRIKWDIGNHQIVNRIQVSEDSRFSHHPFVDVQANGVINYVYEDSTVNNIEIYRAYELNNVIYRVGNISNTPGKSQWPQICKGTTWITWSEYIYPPTDNNWEICYKDMEYEGYQILSQTDGMSKYSHGIVTRSPYWPPPYEPKLTAIWTEGNQSPYEIRAKTVTIPTPAYFYVDAGREAPSPWTVQRDGYFQFAPEPEKTIDYHSQKLIYHFPNLNPEKRYRIKLVFYFESASQKRWRMKIEADNIFHANIWLNPDEVTILERWLPPACYRDGEIYLNITKAIGDHAFVAQVFIYEYEREIEKITKNTQESDISYFREPYLSVSPNPFHNHTVIHYNLPVSDDQTKINIYDASGRLVRQFNHLIYPQSNQIVWDGTDCIGSVLPNGIYFVSVTASNYRLIKKIVLMK
- a CDS encoding alpha/beta hydrolase, translated to MRYILIPLVLLSILVKLAGAQYPDYDTTGPFPTVSYRTENIPGVYETMNNSRIYYPSSGNQVNPAAVPCPIIVFGHGFQMGIDRYYSYAQHLASWGYIVVLPTISNPFPTPEHYTRAHSMMDAARWTASRDTVPTDIFYNKLARFKWGFTGHSMGGGLACLAADTFRLTDTLKAIVALASPQTTPATHSQHLITPKMIIAGSIDNIAPWNDVRSAYWQNAPAPGTFAVILGANHGYFMDYSYSWENGGTATITRAEQLRIARRHMTAFFQRYLRNDTTAWNYHYCFGDSIKGHPTMDTVEVRYGGVGMGEAKAINDTKSDISIYPNPFTKSLRISGKTCSAEIFDITGKKIAEIKIPGTWQTDRTLNAGVYFIKTPDNKTKRIVFLK
- a CDS encoding adenine phosphoribosyltransferase produces the protein MDLKKFIRDIPDFPQKGVMFRDITTILKNPEAFKFSIDTIVNKYKSAKIDKVVSIEARGYIFGGAIAYNLGCGLVPVRKLGKLPAETVKMEYELEYGKNVIEIHKDGLEKGERVLLFDDVLATGGTMLAACKLVEMLGGKVVACAFIANLTYLNGGEKLKDYEVFSLVEY
- a CDS encoding T9SS type A sorting domain-containing protein; this translates as MKNAILFFFGVCCLSFSQGFLNIKVNTDNTTQIQNEQQIVINPIDTLNLVADWRDFRVGYRQVGHAASLDGGRTWIAETLFVEPTYNWDSDPGMTVDADGNFYAIVLSFNSTSQPNGFFLFQSTDKGITWSPPRTVVNNVQNVFEDKELIACDRTNSPYRGNLYVAWARFLNFSTPAIYFTRSTNQGYNWSTPIQISDTQGSLQWPVPAVGPNGEVYVAWCTYNSIKFDRSTNGGISFGTDKTVQSISSMNRYVKGTILTFSYPAMDVDITNGPYRGYIYIAYMDNGTDGYPDMFFTRSTDGGNTWSPRVRINDDPVGNNIDQFHPWLTVDRTGCISVIFYDSRNDPNNILCDVYLAQSTDGGTTWLPNVRVTNVSFDLRAGSFADFEPYDPNKPLVDQRAGLIGEYNGLAAASKGNPIPIWTDTRNGNQDTYVGVVQNVGLEEYYRMQKKILFSIKPNPATKNISLEFNLIESRTITFNIYNSAGQIVKRINEGNLKSGNHKIDLDLSLFSEGVYFVKGEGINGKFTLIR